In one Nicotiana tomentosiformis chromosome 6, ASM39032v3, whole genome shotgun sequence genomic region, the following are encoded:
- the LOC138893923 gene encoding uncharacterized protein, translating to MHERCRRPKEDNEGDYDINPFNMADGDDSSENLDPPRRQRDDDSDRPRRRRNHTREKRDDVKVDVPDFDGKAQGDAFMEWLLTVERIFEFKNYSEEKKVKITAIKFKGYASLWWDNLKQEREREGRDKIRTWERMKRELRRHFLPDTRAISDVIRLQPYWTFNDVRKLAINIEQQQKEPKKLYSKKDYYNHGSISGSGGNSKVIHKGNSSNSSSKDDEMKPQGDITRRRCFKCQGFGHVQDDCPNRKAVMLVDEEDNSNHEDNPPIEEVNEEDEDVYVEPDEGDMLVFQSILNIEHEDEESLQREDLFHTRCTSHGKVCPVIIDGGSCTNVVSKDIVTKFSLETEIYKDHIWCDVVKMDACHLLLGRPWQYDKRAFHDRYCNTYSFIIDGRKIVLTPLHPKELSKRAKTMSDMLMNRSQIIGHINKGEPLYIEISMEDSQDEEHELDTRAKKLLAKFDDMISEDVSLELPPMHDIQYQIDLIPGASFPNKETYMMNPTQQDKLQRQVEELLERGLILESLSPYVVPALLVPKKNGTWRMRVESRAINTITIKYLFPIPRLDDLFD from the exons ATGCATGAACGATGTAGAAGACCCAAGGAAGATAATGAAGGGGACTATGATATTAACCCCTTTAATATGGCTGATGGAGATGACTCTAGTGAAAATTTGGATCCTCCTAGGAGACAACGAGACGATGACTCTGATCGCCCAAGGAGAAGGAGGAACCATACTCGGGAGAAAAGGGATGATGTGAAGGTTGATGTTCCTGATTTTGATGGAAAGGCACAAGGAGATGCATTTATGGAGTGGTTATTGACCGTGGAACGAATATTTGAGTTTAAGAATTATTCTGAAGAGAAAAAGGTTAAGATAACTGCCATCAAGTTTAAGGGATATGCTTCACTTTGGTGGGATAATTTGAAGCAAGAACGAGAAAGAGAAGGTCGTGATAAGATTCGAACATGGGAGAGGATGAAGAGAGAACTTAGAAGACATTTTCTTCCTGATAC GCGTGCCATCTCCGATGTTATTCGCCTACAACCTTATTGGACATTCAATGATGTACGAAAGCTTGCCATCAACATCGAACAACAACAAAAAGAGCCAAAGAAATTATACTCCAAGAAGGATTACTACAACCATGGGAGTATTAGTGGTAGTGGTGGAAATTCCAAGGTAATTCATAAAGGTAATTCTTCTAATTCATCTTCAAAGGATGATGAAATGAAACCTCAGGGGGATATAACTAGGAGAAGATGTTTTAAGTGCCAAGGTTTTGGGCATGTGCAAGATGATTGTCCGAACCGAAAGGCTGTTATGTTGGTTGATGAAGAAGATAATTCCAATCATGAAGACAACCCACCAATTGAGGAAGTTAATGAGGAAGATGAGGATGTATATGTAGAACCTGATGAAGGTGATATGCTTGTTTTTCAGAGTATCTTAAATATTGAACATGAAGATGAAGAATCATTGCAACGAGAGGACCTGTTCCACACGAGGTGTACATCACATGGAAAGGTATGCCCAGTGATTATTGATGGTGGAAGTTGCACTAATGTTGTTTCAAAAGATATAGTGACTAAATTTAGTTTGGAGACTGAG ATCTATAAAGACCATATTTGGTGTGATGTGGTAAAGATGGATGCTTGCCATTTATTACTTGGAAGACCATGGCAATATGATAAGCGTGCTTTTCATGATAGATACTGTAACACCTATTCATTCATAATTGATGGACGTAAGATTGTTTTGACGCCATTGCACCCAAAAGAACTTTCAAAGAGGGCAAAGACCATGTCTGATATGCTAATGAACAGATCACAAATTATTGGCCACATCAATAAAGGAGAGCCATTGTACATAGAAATATCCATGGAAGACTCACAAGATGAGGAACATGAGTTAGATACACGAGCCAAGAAGTTACTTGCTAAGTTTGATGATATGATCTCTGAAGATGTTTCGTTAGAACTTCCACCCATGCACGATATTCAATATCAAATTGACCTTATACCCGGAGCATCGTTTCCAAACAAAGAAACTTATATGATGAATCCTACACAACAAGATAAACTCCAAAGGCAAGTCGAAGAGCTATTGGAGAGGGGTTTAATACTGGAGAGCCTTAGTCCCTATGTCGTACCTGCTTTGCTTGTTCCTAAGAAAAATGGTACTTGGAGGATGCGTGTTGAAAGTCGAGCAATCAACACGATTACTATCAAATATCTCTTCCCAATCCCAAGGTtagatgatctatttgactaa
- the LOC104108539 gene encoding caltractin-like isoform X2 → MTYLEERSTASLYRGASRREKPRGRNQGLTQQKRQEIREAFELFDTDNSGTIDAKELNVAMRALGFEATEEEINQMIAEVDKDGSGAIDFDEFVHMMTAKFGERDTKEELKKAFDVIDQDKNGKISFADIQRIADELGERFTDREIQEMIEAADQDRDGEVNVEDFMRMMRRTSFGH, encoded by the exons GCAAGCCTTTACAGAGGTGCATCACGGAGAGAGAAACCCAGAGGACGTAATCAGGGGTTAACTCAACAGAAAAGGCAAGAAATAAGAGAGGCTTTTGAGCTTTTTGATACAGACAACTCTG GAACCATTGATGCCAAAGAGCTCAATGTTGCTATGAG GGCCCTGGGTTTTGAAGCAACTGAAGAG GAGATCAATCAAATGATTGCAGAAGTTGACAAGGATGGCAGTGGTGCAattgattttgatgaatttgtgCACATGATGACTGCCAAGTTTGGAGAAAGGGATACTAAAGAGGAGCTCAAGAAAGCATTTGACGTTATTGATCAAGATAAAAAT GGGAAGATCTCTTTTGCAGACATTCAAAGAATCGCCGATGAGTTGGGCGAGCGATTTACTGACAGAGAAATACAGGAAATGATAGAAGCGGCAGATCAAGATC GTGATGGAGAGGTTAATGTTGAAGACTTCATGAGGATGATGAGGAGAACTAGCTTTGGGCATTAA
- the LOC104108539 gene encoding caltractin-like isoform X1, with the protein MTYLEERSTASLYRGASRREKPRGRNQGLTQQKRQEIREAFELFDTDNSGTIDAKELNVAMRALGFEATEEEINQMIAEVDKDGSGAIDFDEFVHMMTAKFGERDTKEELKKAFDVIDQDKNGKISFADIQRIADELGERFTDREIQEMIEAADQDRLLISRQFHLVKSYWLISEPHNSCTVDRHAMTYMYT; encoded by the exons GCAAGCCTTTACAGAGGTGCATCACGGAGAGAGAAACCCAGAGGACGTAATCAGGGGTTAACTCAACAGAAAAGGCAAGAAATAAGAGAGGCTTTTGAGCTTTTTGATACAGACAACTCTG GAACCATTGATGCCAAAGAGCTCAATGTTGCTATGAG GGCCCTGGGTTTTGAAGCAACTGAAGAG GAGATCAATCAAATGATTGCAGAAGTTGACAAGGATGGCAGTGGTGCAattgattttgatgaatttgtgCACATGATGACTGCCAAGTTTGGAGAAAGGGATACTAAAGAGGAGCTCAAGAAAGCATTTGACGTTATTGATCAAGATAAAAAT GGGAAGATCTCTTTTGCAGACATTCAAAGAATCGCCGATGAGTTGGGCGAGCGATTTACTGACAGAGAAATACAGGAAATGATAGAAGCGGCAGATCAAGATC GACTACTTATCTCCAGGCAGTTCCACTTGGTAAAATCTTACTGGCTGATTAGTGAACCTCACAACTCTTGTACTGTTGATCGACATGCCATGACTTATATGTATACGTAG
- the LOC104108537 gene encoding peroxidase 47, with the protein MGKCELLMVILLMDIIVSCYGLRMEYYMMSCPFAEGIVKNTVNRHLQADPTLAAALVRMHFHDCFIQGCDASVLIDSTKGGNTAEKDSPANLSLRGYEIIDEAKEELEDQCPGVVSCADILAMAARDAVFFAGGPVYDIPKGRKDGTRSRIEDTINLPSPTLNSSELIRIFAQYGFSAQEMVALSGAHTLGVARCSSFKHRLSNFDSTHDMDPTLDAQFAKTLSKTCGGGDKSEQTFDTTKNDFDNDYYNALQRKSGVLFSDQTLYNSPRTRGIVNGYAFNQAMFFLDFQQAMLKMGLLDVKQGSNGEVRTNCRIIN; encoded by the exons ATGGGAAAGTGTGAGTTGTTAATGGTGATATTGTTGATGGATATAATAGTGAGTTGTTATGGTCTTCGAATGGAATACTACATGATGAGTTGCCCATTTGCAGAGGGAATAGTGAAGAACACTGTGAATAGGCATTTGCAAGCTGATCCCACTCTTGCTGCTGCCCTTGTTAGGATGCACTTCCATGATTGCTTCATTCAG GGATGTGATGCATCTGTGTTGATAGATTCAACTAAGGGTGGTAATACAGCAGAAAAGGACTCGCCAGCAAATTTGAGCTTGAGAGGCTATGAAATCATTGATGAAGCCAAGGAAGAGCTCGAAGATCAATGCCCCGGCGTTGTCTCTTGTGCTGATATTCTTGCCATGGCTGCCAGGGATGCTGTCTTCTTT GCTGGAGGTCCAGTGTATGACATACCAAAAGGAAGAAAGGATGGAACAAGGTCAAGAATAGAAGACACAATCAATCTGCCTTCCCCTACTCTCAATAGTTCTGAGCTTATCAGAATATTTGCCCAATATGGTTTCAGTGCTCAAGAAATGGTGGCCTTATCAG GCGCACATACACTGGGAGTGGCAAGATGCTCATCATTCAAGCACAGATTGAGTAACTTTGACTCCACACATGATATGGATCCAACTTTGGACGCACAATTTGCAAAGACTCTGTCTAAAACATGCGGTGGTGGAGACAAGTCTGAGCAGACCTTTGACACCACAAAGAACGATTTTGACAACGACTACTATAATGCACTGCAAAGGAAGAGTGGTGTCCTTTTCTCTGATCAAACCCTTTACAATAGCCCAAGGACTAGGGGGATTGTCAATGGTTATGCCTTTAATCAAGCCATGTTCTTCCTTGATTTCCAACAAGCCATGCTCAAAATGGGTTTACTTGATGTCAAACAAGGGTCCAACGGGGAAGTACGCACCAACTGCCGTATCATCAATTGA